The following proteins are encoded in a genomic region of Dyadobacter sp. UC 10:
- a CDS encoding FecR family protein: protein MSEYLEYEPEDFASDDFFIHWVKSTDIAAETFWQNWLETYPFKRQDVEAARQLVLLTQNLPQPQVSESELSHLKASIFNKIDAAEPKPARLWVHIPAWVAAASITGLLLLAGWLLINRNHISDERYPSLVAKAAEKYDLIEVKNLTRAVRLINLPDGSSVILKKGSMLSYPQEFEKNSREVYLTGEGFFEITRNPEKPFYVHANQITTKVLGTSFNVRAYPDQQQVLVSVTTGRVSVYKAGSEESRTVKATRSLKGLVLSANQKALYAGNRIVLMSGQPELAQIPPGEEMSFEYEEKPAGEIFADLEKTYGITIVYDPTVIGNCPVTASLTGEPLNEKLKLLCKAIHAGYEYVNGEIVVSGKGCE from the coding sequence ATGAGCGAATATCTGGAATACGAGCCGGAGGATTTTGCCAGCGATGATTTTTTTATTCATTGGGTGAAATCGACGGACATCGCGGCAGAGACATTCTGGCAAAACTGGCTTGAAACCTATCCGTTCAAAAGGCAGGATGTGGAAGCAGCCCGCCAGCTGGTGCTGCTGACGCAAAACCTGCCGCAGCCGCAGGTATCAGAATCGGAACTGAGTCATCTCAAAGCATCCATTTTCAATAAAATCGATGCGGCGGAGCCGAAACCGGCAAGGCTTTGGGTTCACATTCCCGCCTGGGTCGCCGCGGCGAGCATCACTGGCTTACTTTTGCTGGCAGGCTGGCTGCTCATAAACCGAAACCACATTTCGGACGAACGTTATCCAAGCCTGGTAGCGAAAGCGGCTGAAAAGTACGATTTGATTGAAGTGAAAAACCTGACGAGGGCCGTTAGACTGATCAATCTGCCGGACGGCAGCTCGGTAATCCTCAAAAAAGGCAGCATGCTTTCCTACCCGCAGGAGTTTGAGAAGAATTCCCGGGAAGTGTATCTGACTGGTGAAGGTTTCTTTGAAATCACCCGAAATCCTGAAAAGCCGTTTTATGTCCACGCTAACCAGATTACGACCAAAGTGCTGGGGACCAGTTTCAACGTGCGCGCCTACCCGGATCAGCAGCAGGTACTGGTTTCAGTCACCACGGGGCGGGTTTCGGTGTACAAAGCAGGCAGTGAGGAGTCCAGGACTGTGAAGGCCACCCGTTCGCTGAAAGGACTGGTGCTTTCCGCGAATCAGAAGGCATTGTATGCAGGTAACAGGATCGTGCTGATGAGCGGGCAACCGGAGCTCGCCCAGATTCCGCCCGGTGAAGAAATGAGTTTCGAATACGAAGAAAAGCCGGCAGGCGAAATCTTTGCGGACCTTGAAAAAACGTACGGTATCACCATCGTATATGATCCTACCGTTATCGGAAACTGTCCGGTAACCGCCTCGCTTACCGGCGAGCCTTTGAATGAAAAACTGAAACTTTTATGCAAAGCGATTCACGCCGGCTATGAGTACGTGAACGGGGAAATAGTCGTGTCGGGTAAAGGCTGCGAGTGA
- a CDS encoding RNA polymerase sigma factor — protein MPGYHYDEKEGVKDQLLWAAVIDGDRNALGSLFDAYAKQLMVYGYRICADKTLVKDAIQDVFVDIWTYRSNLASQVRVKFYLYRSLRRAIQKQMTNIPLIRTETEHLETIIGEQASAESDWVLQETETQHSRRILYSLKLLSDREREIISLKYYSDLKIREIADMLNLKEQTVANTLQNALTKLRKSLVLGLLFCQMLAEKLF, from the coding sequence ATGCCCGGGTACCATTACGACGAAAAGGAAGGGGTTAAGGATCAGCTGCTCTGGGCCGCCGTAATCGACGGCGACAGAAATGCGCTGGGCAGCCTTTTTGATGCCTATGCGAAACAACTGATGGTATACGGATACAGGATTTGTGCCGATAAAACGCTGGTAAAGGATGCGATCCAGGATGTCTTTGTCGACATCTGGACTTACCGAAGCAACCTCGCTTCCCAGGTGCGCGTCAAATTTTATCTGTACCGCAGCCTTCGCCGGGCGATCCAAAAACAAATGACAAACATTCCGCTTATCCGTACCGAAACGGAACATCTGGAAACCATAATCGGCGAGCAGGCGTCTGCGGAAAGCGATTGGGTATTGCAGGAAACCGAAACGCAGCACAGCCGCCGCATACTTTATTCTCTGAAACTGCTTTCAGACCGGGAACGCGAGATTATTTCGCTCAAATACTATTCAGACCTCAAAATCAGGGAGATCGCCGATATGCTTAATCTGAAAGAACAAACCGTTGCCAATACACTCCAAAACGCACTGACCAAGCTTCGGAAAAGCCTGGTACTCGGGCTGCTCTTCTGCCAAATGCTGGCTGAAAAATTATTTTGA
- a CDS encoding hybrid sensor histidine kinase/response regulator transcription factor — MRSWLWHFCWIVTLVSGRLEKGLAQSNEYQFARYNTERGLSHNQINCFLKDSQGFVWIGTANGLNRFDGYSFRVFKHIPGDSATISDRRVNAIFEDPQGFIWINTQIGFDIYDPVTERIEHNADQAAKRLGLPDANFSRIIRTRSGDYWINHNRLGLLKFLTRSKKLVKVKFGPSEDSFAPAKRVISDFDEDVQGNLWVVCDDGFLARVNARTQLIDVQSALLQSRNLGNLSNHRVFVDDDGEPWVYIVKAALGAFCFDFKNNTLRVANTAEPDFRLNNNTVSAMVAGPDGRIWLGTDHGGINVIDKKSGNVSTLLFNPGDPRTISQNSVQALYKDPTGMIWAGTFKKGFCSYHKNIFKFSLIQHAPGDPGSLPFDDVNMFVEDRKGNLWLGMNGGGLVYFDRKNNSFRQYRNIPGDPQSLSNNVIVSLFLDKSDVLWIGTYFGGLNSFDGKKFTRYLHDPSDSTSLIDDRVWEIFEDSQKRLWVGTLADGLDLFDRNKKTFRHYQRAAPNSVSSDYISAMLEDRQGNLWIGTANGVDVLMRQTGRFVHYANKPGDGTSLSSDGVTSLAQDAFDNIWIGTSEGLNRYDARTNAFVAYDTRHGLPDNSVLTVAVDGMQNLWLGTPKGLVNINIYKRTGGIPAALQVRTFNEVDGLQGRGFNENAALRLRSGEMVFGGANGFSIFDPKQIIDEQVAARVTLTDFQIFNKSVQPGELLSGKAVLEKSVSQTDQITLKHSQNVFTIEFAALNYLHPEKNHYLYTLEGFNGQWFEADNTRKVTYTNLDPGTYVFRVKMKEGGASTERSLRVVILPPFWRTPWAYLLYFLLVAGALMIARWILIERARMNFKLEQERHYAQQMHELDMMKIRFFTNVSHEFRTPLTLMLTPLENLLKNIRSDHAVHRQLSLVHRNAQRLFNLVTQMLDFKKLEVEETQFRPERGDIVRFLSQIAQTFSDLSEHKHIQYRFESEVTSRYADFDQDKLSKVMYNLLSNAFKFTPENGEVTVSLRVVKRESGENLEISVADSGIGIPEEAQARVFERFYQHPMPDHIVNQGSGIGLSIAGEFVRMHGGTIDLKSAVGEGSTFTVTLPLQESPPAITSTPEPAASPAEASAIEIELPTDRPTKNKPLLLLVEDNDEFRAYLKEVFQRSYDILEAPNGKAGLDATLEHIPDLIVSDVMMPEMDGIELCRIIKTDRRISHIPVVLLTARAEEEQQLQGYQTGADAYVTKPFRLDILEVRIANLIRQREQLQQQFQQHVKIRPSEVAVRSLDEQFVNSAVKVVEANLANPEFTVEELSDAMSMSRVYLYKKILSLTGKTPIEFIRIIRIRRGAGLLEKSQLTVSEIAYQIGFNNPKYFAKLFKEEYQMLPTEYRRQQVTQE; from the coding sequence ATGCGAAGTTGGCTTTGGCATTTTTGCTGGATTGTAACCCTGGTATCGGGGCGGTTGGAAAAGGGCCTGGCCCAGTCCAATGAATACCAGTTTGCCCGCTACAACACCGAGCGCGGACTATCCCACAACCAGATCAACTGCTTCCTGAAAGACAGCCAGGGCTTTGTATGGATAGGGACAGCGAATGGTCTGAACAGGTTTGACGGTTACTCTTTCCGCGTTTTCAAGCACATCCCGGGCGATTCTGCTACCATTTCGGATCGGCGGGTCAATGCGATTTTTGAAGACCCGCAGGGTTTTATCTGGATCAATACGCAGATTGGTTTCGATATTTACGACCCCGTAACGGAACGCATTGAACATAATGCAGACCAGGCCGCCAAAAGGCTAGGCCTGCCCGATGCAAATTTCAGCCGCATTATCAGGACCCGCTCCGGCGACTACTGGATAAACCACAACCGGCTGGGGCTGCTCAAATTCCTTACACGTTCCAAAAAGCTGGTGAAGGTTAAATTCGGCCCGTCCGAAGACTCCTTTGCGCCCGCGAAACGGGTAATATCAGATTTTGACGAAGATGTCCAGGGTAACCTATGGGTAGTGTGCGACGACGGTTTTCTTGCGCGGGTCAATGCGCGGACGCAGCTCATCGACGTGCAGAGTGCATTGCTGCAAAGCCGCAACCTGGGAAATCTATCCAACCACAGGGTTTTTGTCGACGATGACGGTGAGCCCTGGGTATACATTGTGAAGGCTGCATTAGGGGCATTTTGTTTTGATTTCAAAAACAATACGCTGCGGGTTGCCAATACCGCCGAGCCGGATTTTCGCCTCAATAACAATACAGTCAGTGCAATGGTGGCCGGCCCGGACGGACGCATCTGGTTGGGAACGGACCACGGAGGTATCAATGTCATTGATAAAAAAAGCGGCAACGTATCGACCCTGCTATTTAACCCGGGCGACCCGAGAACGATCAGCCAGAACAGCGTGCAGGCGTTGTACAAAGACCCCACTGGCATGATCTGGGCAGGTACCTTCAAGAAGGGTTTTTGCAGTTACCACAAGAATATCTTCAAGTTTTCGCTGATCCAGCACGCACCGGGCGACCCTGGCAGCCTGCCTTTCGACGACGTCAATATGTTTGTTGAGGACCGCAAGGGTAATCTCTGGCTGGGCATGAACGGAGGCGGGCTGGTGTATTTTGATCGTAAAAACAATAGTTTCCGGCAGTACCGCAATATTCCGGGCGACCCTCAAAGTTTGAGTAACAATGTAATAGTCAGCCTGTTTCTCGATAAAAGCGATGTGCTGTGGATAGGTACGTACTTTGGCGGACTCAATAGTTTTGACGGGAAAAAGTTCACCCGCTATCTGCACGATCCCTCAGACTCCACGAGCCTGATCGACGACCGGGTTTGGGAGATTTTTGAAGATTCGCAGAAACGCCTGTGGGTAGGAACGCTGGCTGATGGGCTGGACCTTTTTGACCGAAACAAAAAGACATTCCGGCACTACCAGCGTGCGGCCCCCAATTCGGTCAGCTCGGACTATATTTCTGCGATGCTGGAAGACAGGCAGGGTAATTTGTGGATCGGTACTGCGAACGGAGTGGATGTTCTGATGCGGCAAACAGGCCGTTTTGTACATTATGCCAACAAGCCCGGCGATGGCACCAGTCTCAGCAGCGACGGGGTTACTTCGCTGGCCCAGGACGCTTTCGACAATATCTGGATCGGTACTTCCGAAGGACTGAACCGCTATGATGCCCGCACCAATGCGTTTGTGGCTTATGATACCCGCCACGGGCTGCCGGACAATTCTGTCCTGACCGTGGCTGTCGACGGAATGCAGAATTTATGGCTGGGAACACCTAAGGGATTGGTAAATATCAATATCTATAAGCGAACCGGCGGGATACCCGCAGCATTGCAGGTACGTACTTTCAATGAAGTGGATGGTTTGCAGGGGAGAGGGTTTAATGAGAATGCGGCGCTCCGGCTGCGCTCCGGCGAAATGGTGTTCGGCGGGGCGAACGGTTTCTCGATTTTCGACCCAAAACAAATTATTGACGAACAGGTCGCGGCCAGAGTTACGCTCACTGATTTTCAGATTTTCAACAAAAGTGTCCAGCCGGGGGAACTGTTGAGCGGAAAGGCTGTCCTGGAAAAATCCGTGTCCCAAACCGACCAGATTACCTTAAAACACAGCCAGAATGTATTCACGATCGAATTCGCTGCGCTGAACTATCTTCATCCTGAAAAGAACCATTATTTATACACCCTGGAAGGATTTAACGGGCAATGGTTTGAGGCGGATAATACCCGCAAAGTGACTTATACCAACCTCGACCCGGGTACCTACGTTTTCAGGGTCAAAATGAAAGAAGGTGGCGCATCCACCGAGCGCAGCCTGCGTGTGGTAATTTTGCCGCCTTTCTGGCGCACCCCCTGGGCTTACCTGCTCTATTTTCTGTTGGTGGCAGGCGCCCTGATGATCGCACGCTGGATACTGATTGAACGCGCACGGATGAATTTCAAGCTCGAACAGGAGCGACATTATGCCCAGCAAATGCACGAGCTGGATATGATGAAGATCCGCTTTTTTACCAATGTAAGCCATGAGTTCCGTACGCCACTCACGCTCATGCTTACGCCACTCGAAAATCTGCTGAAAAACATCCGCTCAGACCATGCGGTGCACAGGCAACTGTCACTCGTGCACCGGAACGCGCAGCGGCTGTTCAATCTGGTTACCCAAATGCTCGACTTCAAAAAGCTGGAAGTGGAGGAAACACAATTCAGGCCCGAGCGTGGCGATATTGTCCGGTTTCTCAGTCAGATCGCCCAGACATTTTCGGACCTTTCTGAGCATAAGCACATTCAGTACCGGTTTGAAAGTGAAGTAACGTCCCGCTACGCCGATTTTGACCAGGATAAATTGTCCAAGGTCATGTACAATCTGCTGTCCAATGCATTCAAATTCACGCCTGAGAACGGAGAAGTAACGGTTAGTCTGCGGGTAGTGAAGCGGGAAAGCGGGGAGAATCTGGAGATCAGCGTCGCCGATTCGGGGATAGGTATCCCGGAGGAGGCGCAGGCCAGGGTTTTCGAGCGGTTTTATCAGCATCCGATGCCCGATCATATTGTGAACCAGGGCAGTGGCATCGGGCTTTCCATTGCCGGCGAATTTGTAAGAATGCATGGCGGTACCATTGATCTGAAAAGCGCAGTTGGCGAAGGAAGTACATTCACTGTGACATTGCCTTTGCAGGAAAGCCCGCCCGCTATAACTTCCACGCCTGAGCCAGCAGCTTCGCCTGCCGAAGCATCTGCTATTGAAATTGAACTCCCCACCGACCGGCCTACCAAAAACAAGCCGCTTTTGCTATTGGTAGAGGATAACGACGAGTTCCGGGCATATCTGAAAGAAGTTTTTCAGAGAAGTTACGACATACTGGAAGCTCCGAACGGGAAGGCCGGGCTGGATGCTACGCTGGAACACATTCCCGACCTGATCGTGAGTGACGTGATGATGCCAGAAATGGATGGGATAGAGCTGTGCCGCATTATCAAAACCGACCGGCGCATTTCGCATATTCCGGTGGTGCTGCTTACAGCCCGGGCGGAGGAAGAGCAGCAGTTGCAGGGATACCAGACCGGCGCGGACGCTTACGTGACGAAGCCTTTCCGGCTGGACATTCTGGAAGTCAGGATCGCCAATCTGATCCGGCAGCGGGAGCAACTGCAGCAGCAGTTTCAGCAGCATGTAAAAATCCGGCCGAGCGAAGTTGCCGTCAGGTCGCTGGACGAGCAGTTTGTGAACAGCGCTGTGAAGGTAGTGGAAGCCAACCTGGCCAATCCGGAGTTTACCGTGGAGGAATTAAGCGATGCGATGTCGATGAGCAGGGTATACCTGTATAAAAAAATCCTTTCGCTGACCGGCAAGACGCCCATCGAATTTATCCGCATTATCCGTATCAGGCGGGGGGCAGGCCTGTTGGAAAAAAGCCAGCTGACCGTCTCCGAAATCGCCTACCAGATTGGTTTCAATAACCCTAAATACTTCGCGAAACTTTTCAAGGAGGAGTACCAGATGCTTCCGACGGAGTACCGGCGGCAGCAGGTTACCCAGGAATAG